TATCATTCCCCAAAaggaaaatgcattttttatttttttttattttatcccaTTATTCTAACTTTGAGACCAATGGAACTTGAGTGTTAAGATATAATTAACAAGTCTACACTTGGATTCAGCCCATGTCTGTGAAAGAGGAACTGAACATAAATCAGGTTTTAATACAGCATGAGTAATATAAGATGTCTTGGGCTGCATTCCACATTAGGAACATGCATAAACTACAGCTATGGTATGTGAGAATTTCCACTGATATCTGAGCATGAAAGCATGTCTCAGGCTCCAATCCTTTCTAACTGGCATGCCTGAAGTGTTCTCCTGACACCATAAAAAATACCTCTAAGTTATATATGCCTATGCACATGGCTACTACGAACTACCTGGAGTGTTGTACAGTGCATTCTGCTCATCATCTGTGAAAATTGTATTCTGCAGACAGAGTGCAGAGAACCAGGCAGATCTATCCATGCACCGGGTCACTCACATCCTGAATGCGGCTCACAGTAAACGGAGAGGACAGCCAGATATCTATGAGAGAATGAGGATTACCTACATGGGCATAGAGGCACATGACTCCTGTGGCTTTGACATGAGCGTCAACTTCCAGGCAGCGGCAGACTTTATCCACAGGGCTCTCAGCAAAGGAGGTATGAGGCAGGGCAAGAACAAATATCAGGCCTGGTGTCTACAAGTTAATACTGTGATCCTAATGTTTTTCAGGCAAAGTGCTGGTACATTGTCATGTTGGAGTGAGCAGGTCTGCCACCTTGGTCCTGGCTTACCTAATGTTGAAGCAGGACTTGACTCTGGTGGAGGCTATTTGTGCTGTGAAGGACCAGCGGGGTGTGATCCCTAACAGAGGTTTCCTCCGACAGCTCATCACACTGGATCAGCAGCTCTTTGGCAAACATCACTAAACTCCTTTTTATGAGTTCAGAACATAAAGAAAAACGAAGTGAAGATCACCAAAACTAACGGATGGAATTTTTCAACTGagtacaacttttttttttgttacattacATAAAGCATTGACAGAATCCAACCCTCTCCATTAAGGTGCAAACCTGCCCCCTTCATACTTTTACAAACAACTATTCCAGCAGTTGTGTATACAGACCCTTTATTTTAACAGCTTAGTGTCTTCAGAAGAAGTAGTGCAAAGAAGCCAAATCAGGCGAATCAGAAGAGTTCAGATCCACAAAGAGCAGCCATAGCCACTGTGGTTCTTCAGAAGACTGGTCCTTAGCTCCATCTGTAAAAATCTGAAGAAGCCCTTTCCATTTAGTCTCTAGCCCCACAACACACTCAGGGCTTTACGGAGGCTATACAATTACACAATACTCTGAAATATATTCTATAATCTTCTATAATCTCTCTAATATATTTCTCTTCTAACAAGTCAGTTTTTATGGAActaaaaacataatttacaagaacacaaaatatttattatgaTTCTTCAGGTCTGAAGTTCAAATCCCAGCCAAGCCATTTGAAGGACTCAGGCCTGTCATACAAATCATGACACATATTAAAAGCATTATAGAGTAGAACTGCGTGGTGTTTTTGAAATAGCtaa
The genomic region above belongs to Parambassis ranga chromosome 9, fParRan2.1, whole genome shotgun sequence and contains:
- the LOC114441747 gene encoding dual specificity protein phosphatase 26-like translates to MSYTSKLPASWNDVPAPRKVEIDLSSPGLAVFELERLLFTGKAIISHADEVWPRLYIGDQQSAENQADLSMHRVTHILNAAHSKRRGQPDIYERMRITYMGIEAHDSCGFDMSVNFQAAADFIHRALSKGGKVLVHCHVGVSRSATLVLAYLMLKQDLTLVEAICAVKDQRGVIPNRGFLRQLITLDQQLFGKHH